The proteins below come from a single Myxococcus xanthus genomic window:
- a CDS encoding esterase — MPAEPHSTASYSEEVIPFLAGDGRALHLIRIRGDAKPNKGPVVLVHGAGVRSNIFRAPVRQTLVDALVADGYDVWLENWRASIDVEPSEWTLDQAAVLDHPAAIRTVVRESGHDTVKAIIHCQGSCSFAMAAVSGLLPEVDVIVTNAVSLHPVVPHAAALKLKLAVAPVARLTPYLDPQWAFGPPTLTARLLTLLVRAFHHECTNLVCRWSSFTYGVGFPVLWRHENLNSETHDWLQQEFAKVPLTFFHQMSECVRAGHLVPVEGFQALPEDLAVREPETDARFVFLAGEQNRCFLSESQRRSFEHLERFRPGYHMLHLVPGYGHLDMFMGQDASRDVFPLILAELDKPV; from the coding sequence ATGCCAGCTGAACCCCACAGCACCGCCAGTTACTCGGAGGAGGTCATTCCTTTCCTAGCGGGTGACGGGCGTGCGTTGCACCTGATCCGCATCCGCGGTGATGCAAAGCCGAACAAGGGGCCAGTCGTCTTGGTGCACGGCGCGGGCGTCCGTAGCAACATCTTCCGCGCGCCGGTACGGCAGACGCTCGTCGACGCGCTCGTGGCCGACGGATACGACGTGTGGCTAGAGAACTGGCGCGCCAGCATCGACGTTGAGCCCAGCGAGTGGACGCTCGACCAGGCGGCCGTCCTGGACCACCCGGCTGCCATCCGCACGGTGGTGCGCGAATCCGGGCACGACACCGTCAAGGCCATCATCCACTGCCAGGGCTCATGCAGTTTCGCCATGGCCGCGGTGTCCGGGCTGCTTCCTGAAGTAGACGTCATCGTCACCAACGCCGTGTCTCTTCACCCAGTGGTACCCCACGCGGCTGCGTTGAAGCTGAAGCTCGCCGTCGCTCCGGTGGCCAGGCTGACGCCTTACCTGGATCCACAGTGGGCCTTTGGCCCGCCCACGCTGACAGCCAGGCTTCTCACGCTCCTGGTCCGAGCCTTCCACCATGAGTGCACCAACCTGGTGTGCCGCTGGTCCAGCTTCACCTATGGCGTCGGGTTTCCCGTGCTCTGGCGCCACGAGAACCTCAATTCCGAGACGCACGACTGGCTCCAGCAGGAGTTCGCCAAGGTCCCCCTCACATTCTTCCACCAGATGTCCGAGTGCGTGCGCGCAGGACACCTGGTGCCTGTGGAGGGCTTCCAGGCGTTGCCAGAGGACCTGGCAGTGCGTGAGCCGGAGACGGACGCACGCTTCGTCTTCCTTGCCGGTGAGCAGAATCGCTGCTTCCTCTCGGAGAGTCAGCGCCGCAGCTTCGAGCACCTGGAGCGATTCCGTCCCGGCTACCACATGCTGCATCTGGTCCCCGGTTACGGCCACCTGGACATGTTCATGGGCCAGGACGCCTCCCGTGATGTTTTCCCCCTCATCCTCGCCGAACTCGACAAACCGGTGTGA
- a CDS encoding GMC oxidoreductase produces the protein MAFRPEHFDAIIVGSGFGGSVMAYRLAEAGLRVCVLERGKAYPPGTFPRSPYDMRNNFWDPSKGLHGMFNLWSFRGLGGVVSSGLGGGSLIYANVMLRKDEKTFVHEHPQTGGYEYWPVTRDDLEEHYDAVERMMHVQRFPLAHPPYDATAKTLAMKLAAERLGRAADWQLPPLAITFANAGAAPALGEPIREAAPNLFGRMRTTCRLCGECDIGCNYGSKNTLDFTYLSAAHRAGADLRTRAEVKEFWPADGGGYVVQYVDHAEAREGERREVASDQLQRVTLTADRLVLGAGTFGTTYLLLKNRAHFPRLSARLGTRFCGNGDLLGFLLRSVDSSSGTRLPRVLDGGRGPVITSALHFRGKEEGGTGRGYYIEDAGYPEFINWLYEGSQQAPLLRRGMRLAWRLVKGWIGLTRDTDVSEEIAEALGDCLGSATSLPLLAMGRDIPNGNMRLTRDGKLDIDWRMHGSREYFGRVRKSMEDIADALEAKMVHNPLSYLSRVITVHPLGGCPMGQTPAEGVVNAHGEAFHYPGLYVADGSVMPGPTGPNPSLTIAALADRFSDHLIAHWPRTTALRKHPTTEERI, from the coding sequence ATGGCATTTCGTCCCGAGCACTTCGACGCAATCATCGTGGGCTCTGGCTTTGGCGGCTCGGTGATGGCGTACCGACTGGCAGAGGCCGGCTTGCGCGTGTGCGTTCTGGAACGAGGAAAGGCCTATCCACCTGGCACGTTCCCGCGCAGTCCCTACGACATGCGCAACAACTTCTGGGACCCGAGCAAGGGGTTGCACGGCATGTTCAACCTCTGGTCCTTCCGGGGGCTGGGCGGCGTCGTCTCCTCCGGGCTGGGCGGAGGCTCGCTCATCTACGCCAACGTCATGCTGCGCAAGGACGAGAAGACCTTCGTCCATGAGCATCCGCAGACCGGCGGTTATGAGTATTGGCCTGTCACCCGTGACGACCTCGAAGAACACTACGACGCCGTCGAGCGGATGATGCACGTCCAGCGATTTCCGCTGGCGCACCCTCCCTACGACGCCACGGCAAAGACGCTGGCCATGAAGCTTGCCGCCGAACGCCTGGGCCGTGCAGCCGACTGGCAGCTTCCTCCGCTGGCCATCACCTTCGCCAACGCCGGGGCGGCGCCCGCGCTCGGCGAGCCCATTCGCGAGGCGGCGCCGAACCTCTTCGGCCGCATGCGAACCACCTGCCGGCTGTGTGGCGAGTGCGACATCGGGTGCAACTACGGCAGCAAGAACACACTCGACTTCACGTACCTGTCCGCTGCGCATCGCGCGGGGGCTGACCTGCGCACCCGCGCGGAGGTGAAAGAGTTCTGGCCCGCGGATGGAGGGGGCTACGTGGTTCAGTACGTGGACCATGCCGAGGCCCGCGAAGGCGAGCGGCGCGAGGTGGCCTCGGACCAACTCCAGCGGGTGACGCTCACCGCGGACCGGCTCGTACTGGGGGCGGGCACCTTCGGCACCACGTACCTGCTGCTGAAGAACCGGGCGCACTTTCCACGCCTGAGCGCCCGGCTCGGCACACGCTTCTGCGGCAATGGAGACCTGCTGGGCTTCCTGCTGCGCAGCGTGGACAGCAGCTCCGGGACCCGTCTGCCTCGGGTGCTGGATGGCGGAAGAGGCCCCGTCATCACCAGCGCGCTCCACTTCCGTGGCAAGGAGGAGGGCGGCACCGGGCGCGGCTACTACATCGAGGACGCGGGCTACCCGGAGTTCATCAACTGGCTCTATGAAGGCTCGCAGCAGGCCCCCCTTCTGAGGCGAGGCATGCGCCTGGCCTGGCGCCTCGTCAAGGGCTGGATCGGCCTGACGCGCGACACGGATGTCAGCGAGGAGATTGCTGAAGCGCTGGGGGATTGCCTGGGCTCAGCCACGTCGCTGCCGCTACTCGCCATGGGCCGGGACATCCCCAACGGGAACATGCGGCTGACACGAGATGGGAAGCTGGACATCGACTGGCGCATGCATGGTTCGCGCGAGTACTTCGGCCGTGTGCGGAAATCCATGGAGGACATCGCCGACGCGCTGGAGGCGAAGATGGTGCACAACCCCCTCAGTTACTTGAGCCGGGTCATCACCGTGCATCCGCTGGGTGGTTGCCCCATGGGACAGACGCCAGCAGAAGGGGTGGTGAACGCCCATGGCGAGGCGTTCCACTACCCCGGCCTGTACGTGGCGGACGGCTCGGTGATGCCTGGCCCCACCGGCCCCAACCCGAGCCTCACCATCGCCGCGCTCGCGGACCGGTTCTCAGACCACTTGATTGCGCACTGGCCACGAACCACGGCGCTCCGCAAACACCCCACCACGGAGGAACGCATATGA
- a CDS encoding chalcone isomerase family protein, which produces MKATLTAVVLSLMFAAPAFAKEVAGVKYPETASVAGKELKLNGVGLRSKLVFKVYTAGLYLETPSKDGAAIISSDQIKRVRMYMLRDLDKKTIVDAIGDGFKKNAGSKLPELQPKLDTFNAAIPDVKKGDELILTYIPGQGTQVSSKTGKEISVEGKDFSDALFSVFVGKSPVDGSLRDGMLGKD; this is translated from the coding sequence ATGAAAGCCACGCTGACCGCCGTCGTGCTGTCCCTGATGTTCGCCGCTCCGGCCTTCGCCAAGGAGGTCGCGGGGGTGAAGTACCCGGAGACCGCGTCCGTTGCCGGCAAGGAGCTGAAGCTCAACGGCGTGGGCTTGCGCAGCAAGCTGGTGTTCAAGGTCTACACGGCGGGGCTCTACCTGGAGACGCCGTCCAAGGATGGCGCCGCCATCATCAGCTCGGACCAGATCAAGCGTGTGCGCATGTACATGCTGCGGGACCTGGACAAGAAGACCATCGTCGATGCCATTGGCGACGGCTTCAAGAAGAACGCGGGCTCCAAGCTGCCGGAGCTCCAGCCCAAGCTGGACACCTTCAACGCGGCCATCCCGGACGTGAAGAAGGGTGACGAGCTCATCCTCACGTACATCCCCGGCCAGGGCACGCAGGTGTCCAGCAAGACGGGCAAGGAGATCTCCGTCGAGGGTAAGGACTTCTCCGACGCGCTCTTCTCCGTCTTCGTGGGCAAGAGCCCGGTGGATGGCAGCCTGCGTGACGGGATGCTCGGCAAGGACTGA
- a CDS encoding acetoacetate decarboxylase family protein codes for MLFRLPSRIQAQSGRYSRVDGIPYTLPINSKSSPVLMAAFTVDAEQAARLLPGNELHPLRVSRRRGVLLVTVIDYRTTDIGAYIEFSIAIACTRGPRPSRPLLPLMFQKRHGLGQYVFDLPVNTEVSVKGGKGIWGMPKHLANLDFRIQDGTVSSRYDEGGQQVALIEIDRPRRAWLPLYATAVNYCAFRGMLFKSYIYFRGKFGFRLGKRAGARLVMGDHPRIRPLRALGISRRAFFTSFLPTSSGVLDDHFETWFLSQAVLPAETYPEGLESVMGMGQGKTPQKPPGPPHT; via the coding sequence ATGTTGTTCCGCCTGCCCAGCCGCATCCAGGCACAGTCCGGCCGTTACTCGCGCGTGGACGGCATCCCCTACACGCTGCCTATCAATTCCAAGTCCTCGCCGGTGCTGATGGCCGCATTCACTGTCGATGCCGAGCAGGCAGCCCGGCTGCTACCCGGCAACGAACTGCACCCACTTCGAGTGTCACGCCGGAGAGGCGTACTGCTCGTCACCGTCATCGACTATCGCACCACCGACATCGGCGCATACATTGAGTTCAGCATTGCCATCGCATGCACTCGCGGTCCCCGGCCATCACGCCCGCTGCTGCCCCTCATGTTCCAGAAACGCCACGGCCTGGGCCAGTACGTGTTCGACCTTCCCGTCAACACGGAGGTCTCCGTGAAGGGAGGCAAGGGCATCTGGGGCATGCCCAAACACCTGGCAAACCTGGACTTCCGTATCCAGGACGGAACGGTGAGCAGCCGCTACGACGAGGGCGGCCAGCAGGTGGCCCTCATCGAAATCGACCGGCCTCGCCGCGCGTGGCTGCCGCTGTACGCCACAGCCGTCAATTACTGCGCGTTCCGCGGCATGCTCTTCAAAAGCTACATCTACTTCCGAGGGAAGTTTGGCTTCCGGCTGGGGAAGCGCGCGGGTGCACGGCTCGTCATGGGTGACCATCCACGCATTCGACCACTCCGGGCGCTAGGCATCTCCCGGCGCGCGTTCTTCACGAGCTTCCTGCCCACATCCAGCGGGGTGCTCGACGACCACTTCGAGACCTGGTTCCTCAGTCAGGCCGTGCTGCCCGCGGAGACGTACCCGGAGGGGCTGGAGAGCGTGATGGGGATGGGCCAGGGGAAGACACCTCAGAAGCCGCCAGGGCCCCCACACACATGA
- a CDS encoding alpha/beta hydrolase — protein MGVFFVALFLGVPGGAEASDASLAPNFYSGHGITVHAVRHITDRLIDVEISTPLIAPHAVYDPRHHVRVLLPTGYYNNPGVRYPAVYLLHGGGGANSAQWVEFGAAYAITENMPVITIMPDGGKVGWYTNWVFPRGVNQAWEEFHLNQLIPWVDQNLRTLAYKRGRAIAGLSMGGFGAISYAARRPDLFAYAASFSGALDLGDAAIRATVTEEGTRWLQNPDGAFGSPFWPFDQAWNMNNPIPRAASLRGVAVALYAGSGIWDGDVLERVPGASTDRFHHALNAAGVPHHYEMYGRPAPGQKPFGCDGGHNFSCWNYAFFDVLPRMLAVLDGP, from the coding sequence GTGGGAGTCTTTTTCGTCGCCCTGTTCCTCGGAGTGCCAGGCGGCGCGGAGGCATCCGATGCCTCGCTCGCGCCGAACTTCTATTCGGGACATGGAATCACGGTTCATGCGGTGCGGCACATCACGGATAGGCTCATCGACGTGGAAATCTCCACGCCGCTGATCGCGCCTCACGCGGTCTATGACCCACGCCACCACGTTCGGGTGCTCCTGCCGACGGGGTATTACAACAACCCGGGCGTGCGTTACCCCGCGGTCTACCTGTTGCACGGGGGTGGAGGCGCGAACTCGGCTCAGTGGGTGGAGTTCGGTGCGGCGTATGCGATTACCGAGAACATGCCCGTCATCACCATCATGCCGGATGGCGGCAAGGTCGGTTGGTACACGAACTGGGTCTTCCCTCGCGGGGTGAATCAGGCGTGGGAGGAGTTCCACCTCAACCAGCTCATTCCGTGGGTGGACCAGAACCTTCGCACGCTGGCGTACAAGCGGGGCCGTGCTATCGCGGGGCTGTCCATGGGCGGCTTCGGGGCCATCAGCTATGCCGCGCGGCGCCCCGACCTGTTTGCCTATGCGGCCAGTTTCTCGGGGGCCCTGGACCTGGGTGACGCCGCCATCCGCGCCACCGTCACGGAGGAGGGGACACGGTGGCTTCAGAATCCGGATGGGGCGTTTGGCTCTCCCTTCTGGCCCTTCGACCAGGCCTGGAACATGAACAACCCCATTCCGCGTGCGGCGTCTCTGCGGGGCGTTGCCGTCGCCTTGTATGCGGGGTCGGGCATCTGGGATGGGGATGTGCTCGAACGCGTCCCGGGGGCGTCCACGGACCGGTTCCACCATGCGCTGAATGCCGCGGGCGTGCCGCACCACTACGAGATGTATGGCCGCCCAGCGCCGGGCCAGAAGCCCTTCGGTTGTGACGGCGGACACAACTTCAGTTGCTGGAACTACGCGTTCTTCGACGTGCTGCCGCGCATGTTGGCCGTGCTTGACGGGCCGTAA
- a CDS encoding PA0069 family radical SAM protein, which produces MKARPIDNPPNPWASTAVEYLDEIPPSKLEVFEDHSRQVLSHNDSPDVGFSWSVNPYRGCLHACAYCYARPTHQYLDMGAGTDFETKLVVKPRAPELLREAFEKPSWKGETVVFSGVTDCYQPLEASLRLTRGCLEVCAEYRNPVGIITKGVLVERDLDVLQRLARDARLWVSISLPFHNAELARAMEPYAASPMRRLLTIRRLTEAGIDVAVSVAPIIPGLNDEDIHRVLAAAREAGATRAHHILVRLPGPVKDVFAERLRAKLPLRAERVLHRIRETRGGELNDSRFKHRMRGGGLYAETIHRLFHTAARKVGIRASYITEDAPDTFRRPERKPPPTPQLSLF; this is translated from the coding sequence ATGAAGGCGCGTCCCATCGACAATCCGCCCAACCCCTGGGCGAGCACCGCGGTGGAGTACCTGGACGAAATCCCGCCGTCCAAGCTGGAGGTCTTCGAGGACCACAGCCGGCAGGTGCTGTCGCACAACGACAGCCCGGACGTGGGGTTCAGTTGGAGCGTCAACCCGTACCGGGGCTGCCTCCACGCCTGCGCGTACTGCTACGCGCGGCCCACGCACCAGTACCTGGACATGGGCGCGGGCACCGACTTCGAGACGAAGCTGGTGGTGAAGCCCCGGGCGCCGGAGCTGCTCCGCGAGGCCTTCGAGAAACCCTCCTGGAAGGGTGAAACCGTCGTCTTCAGCGGCGTCACCGACTGCTACCAGCCGCTGGAGGCCTCCTTACGGCTGACGCGAGGCTGCCTGGAGGTCTGCGCCGAGTACCGCAATCCGGTGGGCATCATCACCAAGGGCGTGCTCGTCGAACGGGACTTGGACGTCCTCCAACGGCTGGCCCGGGACGCGCGCCTGTGGGTCAGCATCAGCCTCCCCTTCCACAACGCGGAGCTGGCCCGGGCCATGGAGCCCTATGCCGCCTCCCCCATGCGCCGGCTGTTGACCATCCGCCGACTCACCGAGGCGGGCATCGACGTGGCGGTGTCGGTGGCGCCCATCATCCCGGGCCTCAACGACGAGGACATCCACCGCGTGCTGGCCGCGGCACGTGAAGCCGGCGCCACCCGCGCGCACCACATCCTGGTGCGGCTGCCCGGCCCGGTGAAGGACGTCTTCGCGGAGCGGCTGCGCGCGAAGCTGCCCCTGCGCGCGGAACGGGTGCTCCACCGCATCCGGGAAACCCGCGGCGGGGAGCTCAACGACAGCCGCTTCAAGCACCGCATGCGCGGTGGCGGCCTCTACGCGGAGACCATCCACCGCCTCTTCCACACGGCGGCGCGCAAGGTGGGCATCCGCGCCTCTTACATCACCGAGGACGCTCCGGACACCTTCCGGCGTCCGGAGCGCAAGCCGCCGCCTACGCCGCAGCTCAGTCTCTTCTGA
- a CDS encoding GlsB/YeaQ/YmgE family stress response membrane protein — protein MGICTWLVLGGIAGWLASIIKGTNARMGMFANIATGIVGAMIGGWIFSLMGGTGVTGFNLWSLLVATVGSVILITIVQAIRK, from the coding sequence ATGGGAATCTGTACGTGGTTGGTGCTGGGTGGCATCGCGGGCTGGCTGGCCAGCATCATCAAGGGCACCAACGCCCGCATGGGCATGTTCGCCAACATCGCCACCGGCATCGTCGGGGCCATGATTGGCGGCTGGATTTTCAGTCTGATGGGCGGCACCGGGGTGACGGGCTTCAACCTCTGGTCACTGCTGGTGGCGACGGTGGGCTCCGTCATCCTCATCACCATTGTCCAAGCCATCCGGAAATGA
- a CDS encoding alpha/beta hydrolase family protein codes for MLLHGDFANFVTNFVPTLGNPASSAPGLAPYLAARDIDVWGVDRRWTLPSAYGDISDLGEMGVAQELGDITVALTFARAARLSGDRDKGRIVLGGFSHGGELAYAYAAANGRHVSAVAVLDAYYDIAPEHAELRELACANAAAGREALAQGVTDSDNSFFITLGELARSAPQAQSPVFSSYTNRGALLAMNGLTYLLAPYTPLYHLSAPILDANGDVAALRESSEDSVSAWFASAPPHQSLRETVELDEIWCGATPRPELSNIRVPLFYLGAAGAFGDYGLYSTTRVSSTDVTALVVRRFGPERVSEDFGHGDLLYAADAPTLAWQPLATWLLSH; via the coding sequence ATGTTGCTTCACGGAGACTTCGCCAACTTCGTCACGAACTTCGTGCCGACACTCGGCAATCCCGCGTCATCGGCGCCGGGGCTCGCACCGTACCTGGCGGCCCGGGACATCGACGTCTGGGGCGTTGACCGTCGCTGGACGCTGCCCTCCGCCTACGGAGACATCTCCGACCTGGGCGAGATGGGGGTTGCCCAGGAGCTCGGAGACATCACCGTCGCGCTCACCTTCGCACGGGCAGCACGGCTCAGCGGCGACCGTGACAAGGGCCGAATCGTGCTCGGCGGATTCTCGCATGGCGGCGAGCTGGCCTACGCGTATGCCGCCGCCAACGGCCGCCACGTGTCGGCGGTCGCCGTGCTCGACGCCTACTACGACATCGCGCCCGAGCACGCGGAACTGCGCGAGCTTGCGTGCGCCAATGCCGCCGCGGGACGTGAGGCGCTTGCTCAAGGCGTGACCGACTCCGACAACAGCTTCTTCATCACGTTGGGCGAGCTGGCCCGGAGCGCCCCCCAGGCGCAGTCTCCAGTGTTTTCGAGCTACACCAACCGCGGTGCACTGCTCGCGATGAATGGCCTCACCTACCTTCTCGCGCCATACACGCCGCTGTACCACCTGAGCGCGCCCATCCTCGACGCCAACGGCGACGTTGCGGCATTGCGCGAGTCGTCCGAGGACAGCGTGAGCGCGTGGTTCGCCAGCGCGCCGCCGCACCAGTCGCTGCGTGAGACCGTGGAACTCGACGAAATCTGGTGCGGGGCGACACCAAGGCCCGAGCTCTCGAACATCCGCGTCCCGTTGTTCTACCTCGGCGCCGCTGGCGCGTTCGGTGACTACGGGCTGTATTCGACGACCCGGGTGTCATCGACGGATGTCACGGCGCTCGTCGTCCGCCGCTTCGGCCCGGAGCGAGTGTCCGAGGACTTCGGCCATGGCGACCTCTTGTACGCGGCGGATGCACCGACGCTCGCGTGGCAACCGCTCGCGACGTGGTTGCTGAGCCACTGA
- a CDS encoding metallophosphoesterase, with the protein MTIRAAGGGTAIGAGGRHEPRKPHGKPMVRWFHPSTLVKTGVKAFLSAVIGKQADRRLLDALTNPKQPLEQPYFDCTVDDENRPRDVLWLDYVSDLGDGWNATYAVATAVMNPALALEDPEGETHHTQGGEVLVFGGDEVYPTASVQEYYDRTVGPYEAALNHRRRVPSLFAVPGNHDWYDGLVSFVRLFCQGRTSEAWRTRQRRSYFAIKLPHGWWLLGTDMQLESDLDNTQVEFFKEVVSYMQDGERVILCNAEPEWAVSKIKAIAGRKALEGNLQFLEQLVLGKKVSIFLSGDLHHYMRHSGKDGRQKIIAGGGGAYLYPTHLPGEKRETEGFELRQCFPPSQKSRRLTWHNLAFPFLNPWFGVFMGAFYLQLGWGLASDMNSTGVSDKLSRVLHRALKGTGTLFLGGLTLVSAITFADARRGASWRWLAGGLHGSTHLLTAGLLTRAAATLVKQLGVGAPGSLRRDIASWLLLFTSGFLVAPVLVGLYLISSLNVFGCHANEAFSSLAIPDWKCFLRLRIDASGLTIYPVGIRRVPRAWKRGANGRDPVWVPDPADTRATRPELIEKPIVIGPTRALPVRVGVGLRPLASVP; encoded by the coding sequence ATGACGATACGAGCTGCCGGCGGGGGAACCGCCATCGGCGCCGGGGGACGCCACGAACCACGCAAGCCGCATGGCAAACCGATGGTGCGGTGGTTCCACCCGAGCACCCTGGTCAAGACGGGGGTGAAGGCCTTCCTCTCCGCTGTCATTGGCAAGCAGGCGGATCGCCGCCTTCTGGACGCGCTGACCAACCCGAAGCAGCCGCTGGAGCAGCCCTACTTCGACTGCACCGTGGACGACGAGAATCGGCCGCGCGACGTGCTGTGGCTCGACTACGTGTCCGACCTGGGTGATGGCTGGAACGCCACCTATGCGGTGGCGACAGCGGTGATGAACCCAGCACTGGCGCTGGAAGATCCGGAGGGGGAGACTCACCACACGCAGGGAGGCGAAGTGCTCGTCTTTGGGGGTGACGAGGTGTACCCCACCGCGAGCGTACAGGAGTACTACGACCGGACAGTGGGCCCCTATGAAGCGGCGCTGAACCACCGACGGCGCGTGCCCTCCCTGTTCGCCGTGCCAGGCAACCATGACTGGTACGACGGGCTTGTCTCCTTCGTTCGGCTGTTCTGCCAGGGCCGGACATCGGAGGCGTGGCGGACGCGCCAGCGACGTAGCTACTTCGCCATCAAGCTGCCGCATGGCTGGTGGCTCCTCGGCACGGACATGCAGTTGGAGTCCGACCTGGACAACACGCAGGTGGAGTTCTTCAAAGAGGTGGTCAGCTACATGCAGGACGGAGAGCGCGTCATCCTGTGCAACGCAGAGCCGGAGTGGGCCGTCAGCAAGATAAAGGCGATCGCCGGGCGCAAGGCATTGGAAGGCAACCTCCAGTTCCTGGAGCAACTGGTGCTGGGCAAGAAGGTGAGCATCTTCCTTTCGGGAGACCTTCACCACTACATGCGGCACTCGGGCAAGGACGGACGACAGAAGATCATCGCTGGCGGAGGCGGGGCCTACCTCTACCCCACACACCTGCCGGGCGAGAAACGAGAGACGGAGGGCTTCGAGCTGCGGCAGTGCTTTCCGCCGAGCCAGAAATCACGGCGTCTCACGTGGCACAACCTGGCGTTTCCCTTCCTCAACCCATGGTTCGGCGTCTTCATGGGTGCCTTCTACCTGCAGCTTGGGTGGGGGCTCGCATCTGACATGAACAGCACGGGCGTATCGGACAAGCTCTCACGCGTGCTTCACCGGGCGCTCAAGGGGACAGGGACCTTGTTCCTCGGGGGTCTCACCCTCGTGAGCGCCATCACGTTCGCGGACGCGCGCCGGGGCGCATCCTGGCGATGGCTTGCGGGCGGACTCCATGGGTCGACTCACCTGCTCACGGCAGGACTGCTGACTCGGGCGGCCGCCACACTGGTGAAGCAGCTCGGCGTGGGAGCTCCCGGAAGCCTGCGCCGAGACATCGCAAGCTGGCTCCTGCTATTCACGTCTGGCTTCCTGGTCGCTCCGGTCCTGGTGGGGCTGTACCTGATCAGCTCCCTCAACGTGTTTGGTTGCCACGCGAATGAGGCGTTCTCTTCACTGGCCATTCCGGACTGGAAGTGCTTCCTGCGATTGCGCATCGACGCCTCCGGATTGACGATCTACCCAGTAGGCATCCGGCGCGTCCCGCGCGCGTGGAAGCGAGGGGCGAATGGCAGAGACCCGGTGTGGGTGCCGGACCCCGCGGACACACGGGCCACCCGCCCGGAGCTCATCGAGAAACCCATTGTCATCGGCCCCACCCGGGCGCTTCCCGTGAGGGTCGGCGTCGGATTGCGGCCACTCGCGAGCGTGCCCTGA
- a CDS encoding EGF domain-containing protein, whose amino-acid sequence MKVSRVAPMWRMLSAALAFGMMSACGSELEDESVVSEEAPVGGESSSDSVSAMAGDRYANAVVQSGVIAVLNPNNAVGAPDGNAATFLGLLGGSMVLDMGLGEEGTGPLRVYYQGLSLAVIAQVEFLRGDMSIISTGQANLLDLGLGTHSTLVPFSSSTPYRYVRLRGGVASLYGLDAVEDTGGGASAVCGDGRINNGEQCDDGNRVSSDGCSSTCRVEPGYTCNGMQPSVCTDVNECTNGTAQCSVNAICTNTPGSYTCTCRPGYWGNGWTCSDIDECSNGTAACNPSQVCVNTPGGYECVGGSCPAPRVQCGAQCVDVSSDVNNCGACGVVCPAAKTCSSGVCVMR is encoded by the coding sequence ATGAAGGTCAGTCGAGTGGCCCCCATGTGGCGAATGCTGAGTGCGGCCCTGGCGTTCGGCATGATGAGCGCGTGCGGTTCTGAGTTGGAGGACGAATCCGTCGTTTCCGAAGAGGCGCCGGTGGGCGGCGAGTCGTCATCGGACTCGGTGTCGGCGATGGCCGGTGACCGTTATGCCAACGCAGTCGTCCAAAGCGGTGTCATTGCCGTCCTCAATCCGAACAACGCCGTGGGCGCACCGGATGGGAACGCCGCGACGTTCCTGGGGCTCCTGGGCGGCTCGATGGTCCTGGACATGGGCCTGGGCGAAGAGGGCACAGGGCCGCTGCGCGTCTACTACCAGGGCCTTTCGCTGGCGGTCATCGCCCAGGTGGAATTCCTTCGTGGGGACATGAGCATCATCAGCACGGGACAGGCGAACCTGCTGGACCTGGGGCTCGGGACTCACTCCACGCTGGTGCCATTCAGCAGCTCCACGCCGTATCGCTATGTGAGGCTGCGCGGTGGGGTTGCCTCGTTGTACGGCTTGGACGCGGTGGAGGATACGGGCGGTGGTGCGAGCGCTGTGTGTGGCGATGGCCGTATCAACAATGGGGAGCAGTGTGACGACGGCAACCGGGTTTCGTCGGATGGCTGTAGCAGCACCTGCCGGGTGGAGCCCGGGTACACCTGCAATGGCATGCAGCCCAGTGTCTGCACGGACGTCAATGAATGCACGAATGGCACTGCGCAGTGTTCGGTGAATGCGATTTGCACGAACACGCCGGGAAGTTACACCTGCACCTGCAGACCGGGCTACTGGGGAAATGGTTGGACGTGCAGTGACATCGACGAGTGCTCGAACGGGACTGCCGCGTGCAATCCCAGCCAGGTGTGTGTCAACACGCCGGGTGGCTATGAGTGCGTGGGTGGCTCCTGTCCGGCTCCCCGGGTGCAGTGTGGCGCGCAGTGCGTGGATGTGTCGTCGGACGTGAACAACTGCGGCGCCTGCGGCGTTGTCTGTCCGGCGGCGAAGACCTGCTCGTCGGGCGTCTGTGTCATGAGGTAG